A stretch of Mya arenaria isolate MELC-2E11 chromosome 14, ASM2691426v1 DNA encodes these proteins:
- the LOC128217950 gene encoding uncharacterized protein LOC128217950 has product MPQSKSKRRRKKGKSGTTEGNMSGAVMGETKPLTDSHEAEGTHSTSGTFDDEYALSSFRDKVTGEMSSLVSDTKKEFDEMIKQAPKGDVHNITTEFSQIGLNNTIQIAHDSEGARKEKQQRQTDVGLLIINNVLDKWKQKISMADLDHSIKQVMETGRRGSFKNMCGIPLKDFVLMYHDKFSISNAEGEMFIQKKKSYLNFAEVVKGQKESEEIEGMALETTHPEDNSEWQNVKTKRTGSRKATSGSYSTHTIANKSNTTASNRNSGSPMLPSCKNEQDNLYKPMAREKIRNTSETEILVTKLVNLVERSEGSDLKFVVGHDEYVKNPLTCQKDIISMWNTPHRVRSHIVLGVQPRKTGKPVLKGCDQTFDTTFYDSGNLFRDGIFSVTPIYEYISIFYQSKVYGIIEIGSSFKHGHPSIVKQSIDEGNEKVEANQLWFRDGKTSALCQPIDDHFSMIYQWFLGRGQNEHEHNVTDKLQSSFKFDKVIDDKTDKGMSEKDIGCTDFSQFWTEVSGFKKGHFILFAGDVPNRHKHLENLALVPWIAVYDFDVFSCTEGLFNALQDSSEKLRQLRIATWTEPPLNFSENSTYWCFMRGRREFYETRTDEKDGTIESPHSWYKHVKESIVENCEQIAAFAEDYTVLTFLIMWPMEEQLVPFMKKLIDKMFETVSHEPKLILCLNEKVQKNTEIELKAFVKEYSDYLHVFVLNYSQLCLGIGSKLNSPKDQEFEYVLPKSDSDHLPDSINEKDVMWLKEDLEVLYLRSPYISMLDDSSAVETEVNNFYKGGTFRWFAWYEFGDSGVDIARDVLKDVEAKIENTIGKHRSAVVTILHAPGSGGSTLAQRVMWNFHTKLPCAQLRGGTLLKSKDLTRKLEFIHDHTQLTTLLLIDGEDDMKVKYLSHSSRNCVILHVKRFPFNMRGVMRPDSNQKGRSDNIFVSGIVSLKEARALAIKFGDRCKNDERHKRLQTLKTDVQKKSKQHSLYEFGMTVYSHEFRGIVSYVRGYLQLSNDKNEDLLPWQRCVGYLSLVYYYGQMSVPCQLFARLFGKSGNYIMSLEDFPYPSTEFIVYDTNDRKRETLRICHFEVAKEILEQLLMRFVKQKDANKERLGRGACSNLANFSKEFIEYCSNKKVKDTKLSQSICFILTKTFIYRDEIDVVRENEEHTRKRPQLSQLLLDIPSGKPLFQERLKILEKLSSSFPDDPNFHAHVGRFYAFCGPDDYEKAEQRFEKAIVLVNKRNKNCKNSADIRDYSKSTLMHVYHMYGVLKKKQISSFTGKSQNDSAKIMSTKELFLDKIQELVIEAERACDFFIKSREMTPENCEQFAVAYLDEINVRLQICDYVVRHYRNSSNANEIIKDFLESEADEDCRQFVEESIYRIEYLLMECYGEVVLDSDALTFLRKSVKWFNAIFKMQALPEASLTGDSEIAKRRLLIATLKLDYGASAQTSGIENVNNADALHKIITLYEENFDDIHRNGDGSISKKDLDYDYREWMMGIRHELFQTQYSLVEVLSHIQKWHGHVHSPMSTFYTFVIKSIVGLGNGETEGRTEALLDVKPLKSELNRKSTLVIRPRYPREWLGNGVGIRALIPGNKKGNGLSSDGRDPENHPDLHVCKGTICYPNTKSYYGQIEFDLKVETLKVHFIPKKAGLEGPRFAGRRVQFNLAFSFENGHEAFHVKLLKRHGCSKCSAKIEFTSSDWELPCLTCGELIDKDTMNEVETDSESGGKESPH; this is encoded by the exons ATGCCACAGTCTAAATCAAAAAGAAGACGAAAGAAAGGCAAATCAGGCACAACAGAAGGCAATATGTCTGGAGCTGTGATGGGTGAAACTAAACCGTTAACAGACAGCCATGAAGCGGAGGGGACACATAGCACTTCTGGAACCTTTG ACGATGAATATGCCTTGTCGTCCTTTCGTGACAAGGTGACCGGAGAAATGTCGTCGCTTGTTTCAGACACAAAAAAGGAGTTTgatgaaatgataaaacaagCACCAAAAG GAGATGTCCACAACATAACAACTGAATTTTCTCAGATTGGGCTAAATAACACGATACAGATCGCTCATGACAGTGAGGGAGCAAGAAAAG aaaaacagcAGAGACAGACAGATGTAGGTCTGTTGATAATAAACAATGTCCTGGATAAATGGAAACAGAAAATATCGATGGCTGATTTAGATCACAGTATCAAACAAGTGATGGAAACTGGTCGGAGAGGATCCTTCAAAAATATGTGTGGTATCCCATTGAAAGactttgttttaatgtatcATGATAAGTTTTCTATTTCCAACGCAGAGGGTGAAATGtttattcaaaagaaaaaaagttatttgaacTTTGCAGAAGTAGTAAAAGGGCAAAAAGAAAGTGAAGAAATCGAAGGAATGGCTCTTGAAACTACACACCCTGAAGACAATTCAGAATggcaaaatgttaaaacaaagagAACCGGTTCGAGAAAAGCGACTAGTGGTTCGTATTCGACACATACAATAGCGAACAAAAGCAATACCACTGCATCCAATCGAAACTCCGGAAGTCCCATGTTACCtagttgtaaaaatgaacaGGATAACTTGTATAAACCGATGGCTCGTGAAAAAATTCGCAACACGTCAGAGACTGAAATATTAGTTACAAAACTGGTAAATCTGGTAGAAAGATCAGAGGGCAGCGATTTGAAATTTGTCGTTGGCCACGACGAATATGTTAAAAATCCTTTGACGTGTCAAAAGGATATCATAAGCATGTGGAATACTCCGCACAGAGTACGATCTCATATTGTTTTGGGAGTCCAACCAAGAAAAACAGGAAAACCTGTACTAAAAGGCTGTGATCAAACCTTTGATACAACCTTTTATGACAGTGGAAACCTTTTTAGAGACGGCATATTTAGTGTAACACCAATCTATGAATACATCTCTATTTTCTATCAGTCAAAAGTTTACGGAATCATAGAAATCGGTTCAAGTTTCAAACATGGACACCCCAGTATAGTTAAACAGAGCATAGACGAAGGAAATGAAAAGGTTGAGGCGAACCAGCTATGGTTTCGTGATGGAAAGACATCTGCTTTATGTCAACCCATAGATGACCACTTTAGCATGATATATCAATGGTTTCTTGGGAGAGGTCAAAATGAGCACGAACATAATGTAACGGACAAACTCCAGTCCTCTTTTAAGTTTGACAAAGTGATTGATGACAAAACGGACAAGGGCATGAGTGAAAAGGATATTGGCTGCACTGACTTTTCTCAATTTTGGACGGAAGTCAGCGGGTTTAAAAAGggacattttatattatttgctGGAGATGTACCCAATAGACACAAACATTTGGAAAATCTTGCTCTGGTGCCATGGATTGCTGTGTATGACTTTGATGTGTTCAGTTGCACAGAGGGTTTATTTAATGCTCTGCAAGATTCATCTGAAAAACTTCGCCAATTGCGAATTGCAACATGGACTGAACCTCCACTGAATTTCTCCGAGAACAGTACGTATTGGTGTTTCATGAGAGGGAGACGAGAATTTTATGAAACAAGAACAGACGAAAAGGATGGTACTATCGAAAGTCCACACAGTTGGTATAAACACGTGAAAGAAAGTATAGTTGAAAATTGTGAACAAATAGCAGCATTTGCAGAAGATTACACTGTATTAACTTTCTTAATAATGTGGCCAATGGAGGAACAGCTAGTTCCTTTTATGAAGAAGttgattgataaaatgtttgaaacagttaGTCATGAACCAAAGTTGATTTTGTGTTTGAACGAGAAGgtacaaaaaaatacagaaatcgAGTTGAAAGCGTTCGTCAAGGAGTATAGCGATTATCTTCACGTGTTTGTATTGAATTACAGTCAACTGTGTCTTGGAATAGGTAGCAAACTAAACAGTCCAAAAGACCAAGAGTTTGAGTACGTGTTGCCAAAATCAGACAGCGACCATCTTCCTGACTCCATCAACGAAAAGGATGTCATGTGGTTGAAAGAAGACCTTGAAGTATTGTACCTTCGCAGTCCCTACATCAGTATGTTAGATGACAGTTCAGCCGTTGAGACTGAAGTCAATAACTTTTACAAGGGTGGAACATTTCGATGGTTTGCTTGGTACGAATTTGGGGATTCAGGAGTTGACATAGCGAGGGATGTACTCAAAGATGTAGAGGCCAAAATAGAGAACACTATCGGAAAACATAGGTCTGCGGTAGTAACAATATTGCATGCTCCTGGATCTGGTGGATCAACTCTCGCACAGAGAGTCATGTGGAACTTTCACACAAAATTGCCATGTGCACAGTTGCGCGGAGGAACCCTTCTCAAATCAAAAGACTTGACCAGAAAACTTGAGTttatacatgaccatacacaGCTGACAACTCTGCTTCTTATCGATGGGGAAGACGACATGAAGGTGAAATATCTTAGCCATTCATCGAGAAACTGTGTTATATTACACGTAAAAAGATTTCCATTCAACATGCGGGGTGTCATGCGTCCTGATTCTAACCAGAAAGGAAGgagtgataatatatttgtttcggGGATAGTTTCACTAAAGGAGGCTCGGGCACTTGCAATCAAATTCGGAGATAGATGTAAGAACGATGAGAGACACAAGAGGCTGCAAACCCTAAAAACAGATGTCCAAAAGAAATCGAAACAACACTCGCTGTATGAGTTTGGAATGACAGTCTACAGTCATGAATTCAGGGGTATAGTTTCATATGTTCGCGGCTATCTGCAGTTGAGCAATGacaaaaatgaagatttgcTCCCGTGGCAGCGCTGCGTCGGTTACCTTTCCCTGGTGTATTACTACGGACAAATGTCAGTGCCTTGTCAGTTATTTGCCAGGCTTTTCGGAAAATCGGGGAACTACATCATGTCTCTTGAGGATTTTCCTTATCCTTCTACAGAGTTCATCGTGTACGATACAAATGATAGGAAGAGGGAAACGCTGAGAATTTGTCACTTTGAAGTGGCAAAAGAAATTCTTGAGCAGTTACTGATGAGGTTTGTGAAGCAGAAAGATGCGAACAAAGAACGCCTTGGGCGAGGGGCATGCAGTAATCTAGCCAATTTTTCAAAAGAATTTATAGAATACTGCAGCAACAAAAAGGTGAAAGATACCAAACTCAGTCAGAGTATCTGCTTCATACTgacaaaaacattcatttaccGAGATGAAATCGACGTTGTGAGAGAAAACGAAGAACATACACGTAAACGACCTCAGCTGTCTCAGCTTCTTCTTGACATTCCGAGCGGAAAACCATTGTTTCAGGAAAGGTTGAAGATACTCGAAAAATTATCTAGCTCATTTCCTGATGATCCTAACTTCCACGCCCATGTTGGACGATTTTATGCGTTTTGTGGGCCAGATGATTACGAAAAAGCAGAACAAAGATTTGAAAAGGCAATCGTATTGGTGaacaaaagaaacaagaacTGTAAGAATTCGGCCGATATAAGAGACTACTCTAAATCAACGTTGATGCATGTATACCACATGTATGGCGTTTTAAAGAAGAAGCAAATCTCATCATTTACAGGAAAGTCACAAAACGACAGCGCCAAAATTATGAGTACAAAAGAACTCTTTCTTGATAAGATACAGGAGTTGGTAATTGAAGCAGAAAGGGCTTGTgattttttcatcaaaagtCGTGAAATGACGCCAGAAAACTGTGAACAATTTGCAGTGGCATACTTAGATGAAATAAACGTGCGATTGCAGATTTGTGACTACGTCGTCCGTCACTACAGAAACAGTTCTAAtgcaaatgaaattataaaggACTTTCTTGAATCTGAAGCAGATGAAGACTGCAGACAGTTCGTGGAGGAGAGCATATATAGAATAGAATACTTACTGATGGAGTGTTATGGAGAGGTTGTGCTCGATTCAGACGCACTGACATTCTTAAGAAAGTCAGTTAAGTGGTTCAATGCCATTTTCAAGATGCAAGCTTTACCAGAAGCTTCGCTAACAGGAGATAGTGAAATTGCCAAAAGACGACTTCTTATTGCTACGCTGAAACTTGATTACGGTGCTAGCGCACAAACAAGCGGTATCGAAAATGTTAACAACGCCGACGCCTTACACAAAATCATTACCCTGTATGAAGAAAACTTTGATGATATACATCGAAACGGGGACGGTTCCATATCCAAAAAGGACTTGGACTATGACTACAGAGAATGGATGATGGGAATACGCCACGAGTTATTTCAAACACAGTACTCGTTGGTCGAAGTTCTCTCCCATATTCAGAAATGGCACGGCCATGTTCACTCTCCAATGTCCACATTCTacacatttgttataaaaagtattgtTGGTCTCGGCAACGGAGAGACCGAAGGCAGGACGGAAGCTCTGCTGGATGTAAAACCACTCAAAAGTGAACTCAATCGTAAATCTACCTTAGTTATTCGTCCCAGATACCCAAGGGAGTGGCTTGGAAATGGCGTAGGAATTCGTGCTTTGATACCAGGGAACAAGAAAGGTAATGGACTGTCTTCAGACGGAAGGGATCCAGAGAACCACCCTGACTTACATGTGTGCAAAGGGACTATATGTTACCCAAACACAAAGTCATACTATGGACAAATAGAATTCGACCTCAAAGTTGAAACACTGAAAGTCCACTTTATTCCGAAGAAAGCTGGTCTAGAAGGACCAAGATTCGCCGGCCGAAGAGTTCAATTTAACCTGGCATTTTCTTTCGAAAATGGCCATGAAGCATTTCATGTAAAGTTGCTTAAGAGACACGGGTGTTCTAAATGTAGCGCAAAGATAGAGTTTACAAGTTCAGACTGGGAACTGCCTTGTTTGACATGTGGTGAGCTTATAGACAAGGACACAATGAACGAAGTTGAAACTGATTCTGAATCTGGTGGGAAGGAAAGCCCTCACTGA